In Streptomyces rapamycinicus NRRL 5491, the genomic stretch GCGGGCGGGTCCGTGGTGAAGGCGGCGACCGCGGCCGGAGCGAGAGAGGGGACGGCAGCCTTCGGCGCGTCCGCGACCGCGGACGTCGGCGTGAGGAAGGCGAGCCGGAACATGCTGTGATCTTCGCGCACTGTTCGGTCCGCGTCGAATGGTTTTCGGTGCGTTTCGGTACGTGCGGGGTGGATGGGGCGGGTGGTTCGGAACCTCTCTCGGCCTCTCTCGTCAGGGTTCGGAACCTCTGTCGACGGTCTGCCGACAATCGGACGACAACCCGACGACATCACAGCGTCCGCCGGGCCCGGTCGGCTACGCTCCAGCGATGCTCGATGTCGCCCCGCCGCCCGCGAAACCGGCCACCCGCCGCGCCCGCGCCGTGCTCCTTTCGCCGTGGTCGCGGCTGGGGTTGCTCGCCGCGCTGCTCACGGGTTCCGCGATCGCGGTCTGGCTGTGGCAGCCGCAGCGGCTGCTCACCCACGGCTGGCCGGAGTTGACGGGCGGTACGGCCGTGATGCTCTTCACGGCCGCGTACGGGGTGGGCACCGCCGCGCTGGTCCCCCGGCCGCTGCTGAACCTGGCGGCCGGTGCGCTCTTCGGCATCCCGGCCGGGCTGGCCACGGCCATCGGCGGCACGGTGATCGGCGCCGGGATCGCCTTCGGCCTCGGACGGCTGCTGGGGCAGGACGCGCTGCGGCCGTTGCTGCGGGGGCGCTGGCTCACGGCGGCGGACCGGCAGTTGAGCCACCACGGGTTCCGGTCGATGCTGGCGATCCGGCTGTTCCCCGGCGTGCCGTTCGCCGCCGCCAACTACTGCGCGGCCGTCTCCCGGATGGGCTGGCCGTCGTTCCTGCTGGCCACGGGGCTGGGCAGCGTGCCGAACACCGCCGCGTACGTGGTGGCGGGCAGCCGAGCCACCACCCCCACCTCGCCCGTCTTCCTCCTCGCGCTGGCCTTCATCACGGTGCCCGCCGTCGCGGGGGCGCTGGTGGCCTGGCGCAAACGCGGCCGTATCCGGCCCGTAAGGCCCGTGCGGCCCGTACGGCCCACGGAGGACACGGCGGCGGACGAGGAGATGGCACCGCGGGCCTGACGGGCGGACCAGCGGGGCTGACGGGGGCCGGGGCCGGTCAGCCGTCGGCCGGGAGCCGGTCAGCCGCTCGTCGGCCCGGTGGCTGAGGCCGATGTGGCCGCGGCGCGGGCGGACAACGGCTCGGCGATGTCCTCCAGCGGACGCCGCTCCGCCGGAATCGCGAGGAAGACGGCGACCAGCCCGGCGGCGACCATGAGCGACGCCCCGATGGAGAAGGCCAGCGCGGTGTCGGCGATGACTCCGCTCGCCGTCAGATCCGAGAAGATCAGCGGACCGCTGATGCCCCCGGCCGCCGTGCCGATGGCGTAGAAGAAGGCGATGGCCAGGGCGCGCGTCTCCATCGGGAAGACCTCGCTGACGGTCAGATACGCCGAGCTGGCTCCGGCCGAGGCGAAGAAGAGGACCACGCACCAGCAGGCGGTCATCGTGGTCGCGTTGAGCCAGCCGTTGCCGAACATCCAGGCCGTGATGAACAGCAGCACACCGGAGAGGACGTACGTCCCCGAGATCATCGGCCGTCGGCCGACCGTGTCGAAGAGCCTGCTCAGCAGCAATGGCCCGAGGAAGTTGCCGAAGGCGATGACCGCGAAGTAGTAGCCGGTGTTTCCGCTGGGCACGTTGAAGAACTTCACCAGGATCGAGCCGAAGCCGAAGGTGATGGCGTTGTAGAGGAACGCCTGCCCGATGAAGAGGGCCAGCCCCAGGAACGCGCGCCGGGGGTACGCCCGGAAGAGCGTCCGCGCGATCTCGATGAAGCCGGTGCTCTTCCGCGTGCGGATGGTGATGGCCTTGTCCGGCTCGGGGAGGCGCCGCCCGGTCTCGTCCTCGATCCGCCGTTCGGCCGCCGCGACCAGTTCCTCGGCGCCCTCCGCCCGGCCGTGGATGAACATCCAGCGCGGGCTTTCGGGGACGTTCCGCCGGACCAGCAGGATGACCAGGCCGAGGACGACGCCGAGGGCGAAGGTGAGCCGCCAGCCGACGTTCAGCGCGAAGAAGTCCGTGTTCAGCATCAGCACGGAGAGCAGCGAACCGCCCATCGCGCCGAGCCAGAAGCTCCCGTTGATGACCAGGTCGACGCGGCCCCGGTACTTGCTGGGGATCAGCTCGTCGATCGCGGAGTTGATGGCCGCGTACTCCCCGCCGATGCCGAAGCCGGTGAGGAAGCGGAACAGGAAGAACCACCAGGCGGAGAAGGAGATGGCGGTGAGCGCGGTGGCGGCCAGATAGACCCCGAGCGTGATGAGGAAGAGCTTCTTGCGGCCGTAGCGGTCGGTGAGCCAGCCGAAGACCAGCGCCCCGGTGCAGGCCCCGGCCACATAGAGGGCCGCCGCCATCCCGGTGACCTGCGCGTCGGTGATGGGCAGCCCGCTGCCGGGCTCGGAGAGACGGCTGGCGATATTGCCGACGACGGTCACCTCGAGACCGTCCAGGATCCATACGGTGCCGAGGCCGATCACGATCATCCAGTGCCAGCGTGACCAGGGCAGCCGGTCCAGCCGCGCCGGGACCTCGGTGGTGATCGTCCCACCCGGCCCGTTCCCGGCGCCGCCCCCGGTCCCGTCCCGTCGGCCACCCTGTCCTCCGTCGCGCCCGATCGCGGTCATACGGTTCGGCTCCTCGGCTGTCCAGGCTGTCCACGGCTGTCCTCACCAGGCGCCCGCGGCCGGGCGGCCGAGCCCCGAGTACCCAAGGTCAAAGCGCTGAACCGATGGTCTGACCAGGCCCTTGATGGGCCGCGCAGCCGGGGACGCTACGCTGCCCCCACAACCGGCCGTTGATCCTCGACGGTCGGCTTCCCACTGACCGCCCCGCCTGAATCGGTCATGCCTGGACATCTGAGACCAGGGACCGAGCAGCGCACGATCAGCCTTGGATAGCGAAGACTCAATGTCGTGGTTTGAATCATTCATCCTCGGGCTGGTCCAGGGGTTGACTGAGTTTCTTCCGATCTCCTCCAGCGCCCATCTGCGGCTCACGGCCGCGTTCGCCGGCTGGAACGACCCTGGGCCCGCCTTCACCGCGATCACCCAGATCGGTACGGAGCTCGCGGTGCTCATCTACTTCCGCAAGGACATCGTCAAGATCGTGTCGTCCTGGTTCCGCTCGCTCTTCAGCAAGGAGTGGCGCGGCAACCACGACGCCCAGATGGGCTGGCTGGTGATCGTCGGCTCGCTGCCCATCGGCGTGCTCGGCCTCACCCTCCAGGACGCGATCGAGGGTCCGTTCCGCGATCTGCGGCTCATAGCCACGACCCTCGTGGTCATGGGGGTCGTGCTGGGCTTCGCGGACCGGCGTGCGGCCCGCGATGAGACGGGCGGCCGGCATCGCGTCGCCAACCAGCGCAAGACGCTCCAGGAACTGAGCATCCGGGACGGGCTCATATTCGGGGTCTGCCAGGCGATGGCGCTGGTGCCGGGCGTCTCCCGGTCGGGCGCCACGATCAGCGGCGGACTGCTGATGGGCTACACCCGCGAGGCCGCGGCCCGCTACTCCTTCCTGCTCGCGGTCCCGGCGGTGCTGGCCTCGGGCGCCTTCGAGCTGAAGGACGCCTCCGAGGGCCATACGGAGTGGGGCCCGACGATCTTCGCGACGGTCATCGCCTTCGTTGTCGGCTACGTGGTGATCGCATGGTTCATGAAATTTATTTCGAGTAAGAGCTTTATGCCGTTTGTGATCTACCGGATCCTGCTGGGCATCGCGCTCTTCGCGCTCATCGGCTTCGGTGTGCTGAGCGCGCACGCGGCCGAGTCGGCAGGCTGACGCACCTCTCGGCCGTCCGCGCAGACATCCGCTCGGCCATCCGCCGGACAGGCAGGGAGATGGGCCGCCGGCCGAGGAGGGAGGAGTCCGGCGGCCCCTTCGCTCAGGTCTGGCGCCCCCTGAGCGGCATGGGACGAGTCAAGCCCCATGCCGGGCAGCGGGGAAGGGTGTGCGGTAGATATATGCAAGCACTCGCATCACACCGGGTGTGAATTCCTCACCCAGCGCACACCCCTGCCCTGAGCTGCGGCCTTACGGGAACGCTTATGGGAACGATGGCCCCGACGGTCCGGTGACGATCCCCACCAGCTCACTCAACGAGTCGATCCGCCAGTCCGCCATGGCCGCGTCGACCGTATCGGCCCACAGATACGCCCACGGCCCCCGGCGGATATGCGCGGCCCGCAGCCCGGCGGCCTTCGCCGGGCGGATGTCGAAGGCCGGGTAGTCACCCACGTACACCGTGTCGCCCGGCGCGGCGCCGCCGAGCTCCAGCACCCGCCGGAAGAACTCCGGATCGGGCTTGACGACCCCCCATCCACTGGACGTGGCCACGGCGTCGACCGGCAGCTCCATTCCCCGCAGCAGCTCCCCCATCCGCAGCGACTGGTTCCCGGCCAGGACCACCCGCAGCCCGGACTCCCGCAGCGCGCCGAGCGCGGACCGCACATCCGGGTACAGATCGGACTCGTCCAGCCACTCCCCCCGCCCCGCCGCCTCCCGCGCCCGGCGCTCGGCGTCGATGTCCACGCCGTCCGGCCGCAGCAGCCGGATGGCGTCCGCGTCGTCCCGCCCCTGCGCCACGACGGCTCCCACCAGCGCGGACAGAGTGTGCCGGGGCACCCCGAGCCAGTCGGCCCAGGAGCCCCAGTAGCGGTCCTCACGGACGAGGGTCGAGCCGATGTCGAACACCACGCTCTCGATCACCACGACCCCTTCCTACGGCCGTGCGCCTCACGTCTTCTCCGGCCCCCGGCCCTCCCAGTCCGCGTAACGGATCCGGGCGAGATCCAGCACCTCACCGACCGTGCCCCATTCGTTCCTCCCCAGCCGGGACAGCGGCCGCAACCTGGTGACCTCGGCATGCCCGTCGACCATCACCTCGTCGTCGATCACCGCATGCACCACCCGCCCGAAGACCACCGTCGAGTTCCCGAGCCCCATCGTGCTGTGCACCACACACTCCAACGCCACCGGCGACCCCGCCACCCGAGGCGGCTTCACCCGCAGGCTCGCCTCCTGCTCCACCCCCACCGCCTCGAACTCGCTCACCCCGTGCGGAAAGTCCGTCGCGGTCGCGTTGACCTGCTCGAACAACCCCTCGGGAGCGAGGTTCACCACGAACTCCCCGGTGTCCTCGACATTCCGCAGCGAATCCTTACGCCCCACGGAAGTGAACTGCACGACGGGCGGAGCCACGGCCGCGACGGTGAAGAACGAATGCGGGGCGAGGTTCGCGGCACCGTCCTGGCCGACGGTCGAAACCCAAGCGATCGGCCGGGGCACGACGACCGAGGTCAGCAGCTTGTAGAAGGGGGTGGAGCCCATGGTCTCGGGATCGAAGTCGATACGCATGCGCCCCAGTATCCGCTGGCCGCGCCGAGCATGACGGCCAGAGCGTGCCGTACACCGCGGGTCTTCCACCCGGATCACAGGGCGCCGAGAACTCCATGATCTTGGAAGGGCACGTCATTCGCCCGCGGCGTCCTCGGCCTCCCAGCGCAGCAGGTCACCCGGCTGGCACTTGAGCACCTCGCAGAGAGCGGCGAGCGTCGTGAAGCGCACCGCCTTGGCGCGGCCGTTCTTGAGTACCGCCAGGTTGGCGGGCGTGATCCCTACGCGGTCCGCGAGTTCGCCCACGGTCATCTTCCGCCTGGCCAGCATCACGTCGATGTCGACGGCGATCGGCATCAGATCACCTCGTCCAACTCGGCCTGCATCTGCGACGCTTCGACGTCGCGCGCGACGGCCTGGCCGAGCAGCATCCGCAGCACGAGCACGATGAGCGCGACCCCCAGGATGGCCACGCCAACCCCGCCCATGATGACGGTGACGCCCGGATCGTCCCGCTGACCCGGCGCGTTGAGGGCCGTGACGGTGAACCACAGGAGGGCAGCCGCCACGATCGCGCCGATCACGGCGTCCACGTACCGGAAGGCGGCGTGGGAGAACACGGTTCCGTGTCGCACCATCGCCACCAGCCGCCATACGCAGACCAGGGCGACCTGGGCCGACACCATGCCCAGGATGGTGATCACGCGCAGCGCCGTGAGCGGGAGCGACCCGTCCTCCTGGTCATTCCCGCTGACCAGTGTCCACACCATCAATGCCTGCACGAACACGGTGCCGGCAAGCACCACCACGAGTACGGCGCGCAGCGCACGCACGGTCAGCTTTCCCATGACTGATCCTCCCATCGAATTGCGATAGGAATCTATCGAAAGTCGATAGGTTGAGCAAGGGCTGTCGAACGGGTCGTAGTGCCCGGCGAAGATCGAGGGCGCGCCGTGGCGGGCGACGAAGGAGTCGCCGACCGCCTGCTGGATCGCCGACCACAGCACACGGAGGTCGACGCCGTGCCGCATCCCCAGCGCGAAGCCCTCACCGATGGCGGCGGAGACGCCCAACTCGGCGTGATGGCCCTGGACGAGGGCCGCCCCCTGCGTGTCCGCGCGGCGTGCGCAAGGGCGCCGGCCTCGGCGGAGTCCGATCAGGCCGCCGAACTCGCGGTCCGGCTGACCGACCTCCCGGAACTCGAACTCCAGCCGGCCGGCGCGCGCGGGAACTCGGCGTTGCCGACGCTGATGACGGACCGGACCCGCTGCAGGGCTTCAAGATCCCGGAGCGGGTCACCGTCGACAAGGAGGAGGTCGGCTCGGAACCCCGGGGCGACACGCCCTGTCACGCCGCCGAGCCCGAGCGCCTCGGCGGCCCGGCGGGTGGCCATGGCGAGGACGACGCTGTTCGGGATACCCAGGTGCGCGTAGAAGGTCAGCGCGCCGGGCAACCCGTCGAAGCCGGTTCGCTGGACCCCGGCATCCGTGCCGATGATCACGTTCGCTCCGGCCTCGGCCATCTGCCTCACCTGGTCGAACATGAGGCCCGCGCGCTCCTCTCCGAAGACCTTGGGGAGCATCCGCCAATGCGGACTCACGGTCACACTGACCGCGATGTTCCGATCGACGATGCGCTGGAGCACGTCATGGCGGAGGTCGAATCCGGTCTCGGTCATCCAGGTGCAGTGCTCGAGGGTGTCGACCCCGGCGGCGACGGCTTCGGTGATGGCCTCCGCTCCGTGGGCGTGCGCGGCGACCGGCAGCCCGGCGGAGTGCGCCTCATCGACCAGGGCATGTAGTTCCTCGCGGGAGAACTGGCTCTGCCAACTGCGCGGGCCGTCCTTGGTGAGCCCTCCCCCGCTGGTCATGACCTTGATGACGGCGGCACCGGCGGCGGCATTACGCCGGACGAGGTCACGGATCTCGGTCTCGCCGGCGACCTCTCCCCCAAGGAAGTAGCAGTGACCTCCCGGCGGGGTCGCCGGAGCGCCGGCCGCGAGGATGCG encodes the following:
- a CDS encoding TVP38/TMEM64 family protein, with the protein product MLDVAPPPAKPATRRARAVLLSPWSRLGLLAALLTGSAIAVWLWQPQRLLTHGWPELTGGTAVMLFTAAYGVGTAALVPRPLLNLAAGALFGIPAGLATAIGGTVIGAGIAFGLGRLLGQDALRPLLRGRWLTAADRQLSHHGFRSMLAIRLFPGVPFAAANYCAAVSRMGWPSFLLATGLGSVPNTAAYVVAGSRATTPTSPVFLLALAFITVPAVAGALVAWRKRGRIRPVRPVRPVRPTEDTAADEEMAPRA
- a CDS encoding MFS transporter, giving the protein MTAIGRDGGQGGRRDGTGGGAGNGPGGTITTEVPARLDRLPWSRWHWMIVIGLGTVWILDGLEVTVVGNIASRLSEPGSGLPITDAQVTGMAAALYVAGACTGALVFGWLTDRYGRKKLFLITLGVYLAATALTAISFSAWWFFLFRFLTGFGIGGEYAAINSAIDELIPSKYRGRVDLVINGSFWLGAMGGSLLSVLMLNTDFFALNVGWRLTFALGVVLGLVILLVRRNVPESPRWMFIHGRAEGAEELVAAAERRIEDETGRRLPEPDKAITIRTRKSTGFIEIARTLFRAYPRRAFLGLALFIGQAFLYNAITFGFGSILVKFFNVPSGNTGYYFAVIAFGNFLGPLLLSRLFDTVGRRPMISGTYVLSGVLLFITAWMFGNGWLNATTMTACWCVVLFFASAGASSAYLTVSEVFPMETRALAIAFFYAIGTAAGGISGPLIFSDLTASGVIADTALAFSIGASLMVAAGLVAVFLAIPAERRPLEDIAEPLSARAAATSASATGPTSG
- a CDS encoding undecaprenyl-diphosphate phosphatase, whose amino-acid sequence is MSWFESFILGLVQGLTEFLPISSSAHLRLTAAFAGWNDPGPAFTAITQIGTELAVLIYFRKDIVKIVSSWFRSLFSKEWRGNHDAQMGWLVIVGSLPIGVLGLTLQDAIEGPFRDLRLIATTLVVMGVVLGFADRRAARDETGGRHRVANQRKTLQELSIRDGLIFGVCQAMALVPGVSRSGATISGGLLMGYTREAAARYSFLLAVPAVLASGAFELKDASEGHTEWGPTIFATVIAFVVGYVVIAWFMKFISSKSFMPFVIYRILLGIALFALIGFGVLSAHAAESAG
- a CDS encoding HAD family hydrolase produces the protein MIESVVFDIGSTLVREDRYWGSWADWLGVPRHTLSALVGAVVAQGRDDADAIRLLRPDGVDIDAERRAREAAGRGEWLDESDLYPDVRSALGALRESGLRVVLAGNQSLRMGELLRGMELPVDAVATSSGWGVVKPDPEFFRRVLELGGAAPGDTVYVGDYPAFDIRPAKAAGLRAAHIRRGPWAYLWADTVDAAMADWRIDSLSELVGIVTGPSGPSFP
- a CDS encoding flavin reductase family protein; protein product: MRIDFDPETMGSTPFYKLLTSVVVPRPIAWVSTVGQDGAANLAPHSFFTVAAVAPPVVQFTSVGRKDSLRNVEDTGEFVVNLAPEGLFEQVNATATDFPHGVSEFEAVGVEQEASLRVKPPRVAGSPVALECVVHSTMGLGNSTVVFGRVVHAVIDDEVMVDGHAEVTRLRPLSRLGRNEWGTVGEVLDLARIRYADWEGRGPEKT
- a CDS encoding helix-turn-helix domain-containing protein — translated: MPIAVDIDVMLARRKMTVGELADRVGITPANLAVLKNGRAKAVRFTTLAALCEVLKCQPGDLLRWEAEDAAGE
- a CDS encoding DUF2975 domain-containing protein, which codes for MGKLTVRALRAVLVVVLAGTVFVQALMVWTLVSGNDQEDGSLPLTALRVITILGMVSAQVALVCVWRLVAMVRHGTVFSHAAFRYVDAVIGAIVAAALLWFTVTALNAPGQRDDPGVTVIMGGVGVAILGVALIVLVLRMLLGQAVARDVEASQMQAELDEVI
- a CDS encoding amidohydrolase family protein, translating into MMLITADRVLTDSDTYLEDGAVLTDGETIIAVGLREEVVRQAPPDAEHISFSGTVMPGLIDAHVHLIFDGSPDPVAVLQATDEELLGLMRQRAERLLRTGVTTARDLGDRNGLAFRVAREIEAGSVSGPRILAAGAPATPPGGHCYFLGGEVAGETEIRDLVRRNAAAGAAVIKVMTSGGGLTKDGPRSWQSQFSREELHALVDEAHSAGLPVAAHAHGAEAITEAVAAGVDTLEHCTWMTETGFDLRHDVLQRIVDRNIAVSVTVSPHWRMLPKVFGEERAGLMFDQVRQMAEAGANVIIGTDAGVQRTGFDGLPGALTFYAHLGIPNSVVLAMATRRAAEALGLGGVTGRVAPGFRADLLLVDGDPLRDLEALQRVRSVISVGNAEFPRAPAGWSSSSGRSVSRTASSAA